From a single Lolium rigidum isolate FL_2022 chromosome 7, APGP_CSIRO_Lrig_0.1, whole genome shotgun sequence genomic region:
- the LOC124669831 gene encoding transcription factor TGA2.1, which produces MADASSRTDNSIVVDHDGKNHRLEQGQSGAIMASNSSDRSDRSDKPLDQKTLRRLAQNREAARKSRLRKKSYVQQLESSKLKLAQLEQELQKARQQGIFISSSGDQTHAMSGNGAMTFDIEYTRWLEDQNKQINELRTAVNAHASDSDLRLIVDGIMAHYDEIFKVKGVAAKADVFHILSGMWKTPAERCFLWLGGFRPSELLKLLANHLEPLTETQLAGLTNLQQSSQQAEDALSQGMEALQQSLADTLAGSLGSSGSSGNVANYMGQMAMAMGKLGTLENFLRQADNLRQQTLHQMQRILTIRQASRALLAIHDYFSRLRALSSLWLARPRE; this is translated from the exons ATGGCAGATGCGAGCTCGAGGACTGACAACTCAATTGTTGTAGACCACGACGGCAAGAACCACAGG CTAGAACAGGGACAAAGTGGGGCAATCATGGCTTCTAATTCTTCAGATAGGTCTGACAGGTCCGACAAACCTTTGGACCAAAAG ACACTGCGTCGTCTTGCTCAAAATCGCGAGGCGGCAAGGAAAAGTCGGCTGAGGAAAAAG TCATATGTGCAACAGCTTGAAAGCAGTAAGCTGAAGCTTGCACAACTAGAGCAGGAGCTCCAGAAAGCTCGCCAGCAG GGAATCTTCATTTCTAGCTCAGgagaccaaacccatgccatgagTGGAAATG GGGCAATGACTTTTGACATAGAATACACTAGATGGCTTGAGGACCAAAATAAGCAAATCAACGAGTTGAGGACTGCAGTTAATGCTCATGCAAGTGACAGTGACCTGCGCCTTATTGTAGATGGGATAATGGCACATTATGATGAAATATTCAAGGTCAAAGGCGTAGCTGCCAAGGCTGATGTGTTTCATATACTGTCAGGCATGTGGAAGACACCTGCCGAAAGGTGCTTCCTTTGGCTTGGGGGTTTTCGTCCATCTGAGCTTTTAAAG CTCCTGGCGAATCACCTTGAACCGCTAACCGAGACACAGTTGGCTGGATTAACCAACCTCCAGCAATCCTCGCAGCAGGCGGAGGATGCCCTGTCACAGGGGATGGAAGCATTGCAGCAATCCTTGGCAGATACTTTGGCTGGATCGCTCGGTTCCTCTGGTTCTTCAGGGAACGTGGCAAACTACATGGGTCAGATGGCTATGGCCATGGGCAAGCTTGGAACACTTGAGAATTTTCTTCGCCAG GCTGACAACCTGCGACAGCAGACCTTGCATCAAATGCAGCGAATTCTGACGATCCGACAGGCCTCCCGTGCTCTCCTAGCTATACATGACTACTTTTCGCGTTTGCGTGCTCTGAGTTCTCTGTGGCTCGCTAGGCCGCGGGAGTGA